From the genome of Pseudomonas yamanorum, one region includes:
- the hydA gene encoding dihydropyrimidinase — protein MSLLIRGATVITHDESYRADVLCADGLIRAIGTDLDIPAGTEILDGSGQYLMPGGIDPHTHMQLPFMGTVASEDFFSGTAAGLAGGTTSIIDFVIPNPQQSLLEAFHQWRGWAEKSASDYGFHVAITWWSEQVREEMAELVSQHGINSFKHFMAYKNAIMAADDTLVASFERCLELGAVPTVHAENGELVYHLQRKLMAQGITGPEAHPLSRPSQVEGEAASRAIRIAETIGTPLYLVHVSTKEALDEITYARSKGQPVYGEVLAGHLLLDDSVYQHPDWQTAAGYVMSPPFRPRGHQEALWHGLQSGNLHTTATDHCCFCAEQKAAGRDDFSKIPNGTAGIEDRMALLWDEGVNTGRLSMQEFVALTSTNTAKIFNLYPRKGAIRVGADADLVLWDPQGTRTISAKTHHQKVDFNIFEGKTVRGVPSHTVSQGKLVWADGDLRAERGAGRYIERPVYPPVFEQLSKRAERSRPVAVKR, from the coding sequence ATGTCGCTGTTGATCCGTGGCGCTACCGTTATTACCCATGATGAAAGTTACCGAGCCGATGTTTTATGCGCAGACGGTCTAATTCGCGCCATTGGCACTGATCTGGATATTCCCGCCGGCACCGAGATACTCGATGGCAGCGGTCAATACCTGATGCCCGGCGGCATCGACCCCCATACCCATATGCAATTGCCCTTCATGGGCACCGTGGCCAGTGAAGACTTTTTCAGTGGCACGGCCGCCGGGTTGGCGGGCGGCACCACGTCGATCATCGACTTCGTGATTCCCAACCCGCAGCAATCCCTGTTGGAAGCCTTCCACCAGTGGCGCGGCTGGGCCGAGAAGTCGGCGTCGGACTACGGTTTTCACGTGGCCATTACCTGGTGGAGCGAGCAGGTCCGCGAGGAAATGGCCGAGCTGGTAAGCCAGCACGGCATCAACAGCTTCAAGCATTTCATGGCGTACAAAAACGCAATCATGGCCGCTGACGACACCCTGGTGGCGAGCTTCGAACGCTGCCTGGAACTGGGTGCGGTGCCGACGGTGCATGCCGAAAACGGCGAGCTGGTGTATCACCTGCAACGCAAGCTGATGGCCCAGGGCATTACCGGGCCTGAAGCGCATCCGCTGTCGCGGCCTTCGCAGGTGGAAGGCGAAGCCGCCAGCCGGGCTATCCGGATTGCCGAAACCATCGGCACGCCGCTGTACCTGGTGCACGTGTCCACCAAGGAAGCGCTGGATGAAATCACCTATGCCCGCAGCAAGGGCCAGCCGGTATACGGCGAAGTCTTGGCCGGGCATCTGCTGCTGGACGACAGCGTGTATCAACACCCCGACTGGCAGACCGCTGCCGGCTATGTGATGAGCCCGCCCTTCCGCCCACGCGGGCATCAGGAGGCGCTGTGGCATGGCCTGCAATCCGGCAACCTGCACACCACCGCCACCGACCATTGCTGCTTCTGCGCCGAGCAAAAAGCCGCCGGGCGGGATGACTTCAGCAAAATCCCCAATGGCACCGCCGGTATCGAAGACCGTATGGCGCTGTTGTGGGATGAGGGCGTGAACACCGGGCGCTTGTCGATGCAGGAGTTCGTTGCGCTGACGTCTACCAACACGGCGAAGATCTTCAACCTGTACCCGCGTAAAGGGGCGATCCGCGTGGGAGCCGATGCTGACCTGGTGCTGTGGGACCCGCAAGGCACACGGACCATTTCCGCGAAGACTCACCACCAGAAAGTCGACTTCAACATCTTCGAAGGCAAGACCGTGCGCGGCGTGCCGAGCCACACCGTCAGCCAGGGCAAGCTGGTCTGGGCGGATGGGGATTTGCGCGCCGAGCGAGGTGCGGGACGGTATATCGAACGGCCGGTGTATCCGCCGGTGTTTGAGCAGTTGAGCAAGCGGGCGGAGCGTTCCAGGCCGGTTGCTGTGAAACGCTGA
- a CDS encoding NCS1 family nucleobase:cation symporter-1 yields MQQNRSQVIERNGLYELDAGPDVLDSPRYNHDMAPTKVRERTWNKWHITALWIGMSVCVPTYTLGGVLTAYFGLSVGEALMAILLANIVVLIPLTLNAFPGTKYGIPFPVLLRSSFGVLGSNVPCLIRALVACGWFGIQTMFGGLAIHLFLGSIFEGWKSLGGTGEVIGFMIFWTLNLWVVLRGAESIKWLETLSAPLLVAVGIGLLVWALPNVSLTELMAIPPKRPEGASLTGYFMAGLTAMVGFWATLSLNIPDFSRYAKSQKDQILGQIFGLPLTMFLFAALGVIMTAASVKLVGVSVSDPVTLIGHIQSPVWVAVAMALIIIATLSTNTAANIVSPTNDFQNIAPKLINRTTAVVLTGLVGLALMAHELLKKLGLIISDVSLETVYSNWLLGYSSLLGPIAGIMVVDYFIIKKQQLDLAGLYRDDVYPAWNWHGFLAFGVPVVLTLLSLGSDAFSWFYSYGWFTGSALGGLLYYALCMKRGARVVAVKTPL; encoded by the coding sequence ATGCAACAGAACAGATCGCAAGTCATTGAGCGCAACGGCCTGTACGAACTCGACGCCGGCCCCGACGTCCTCGACAGCCCCCGCTATAACCACGACATGGCACCGACCAAGGTGCGCGAACGCACCTGGAACAAGTGGCACATCACCGCGCTGTGGATCGGCATGTCGGTGTGCGTGCCGACCTACACCCTTGGCGGCGTTCTCACTGCGTACTTCGGGTTGTCGGTGGGCGAGGCGCTGATGGCGATCCTGCTGGCCAATATCGTGGTGCTGATCCCGCTGACCCTCAACGCCTTCCCCGGTACCAAGTACGGCATCCCGTTTCCGGTGTTGCTGCGCTCGTCCTTCGGCGTGCTCGGTTCCAACGTGCCGTGCCTGATTCGCGCCCTGGTGGCGTGTGGCTGGTTCGGCATCCAGACGATGTTTGGCGGCCTGGCGATTCACCTGTTCCTGGGGTCGATTTTCGAGGGTTGGAAATCCCTTGGTGGCACCGGTGAAGTGATCGGTTTCATGATCTTCTGGACCCTGAACCTGTGGGTGGTATTACGTGGCGCCGAGTCGATCAAATGGCTGGAAACCCTGTCGGCACCACTGCTGGTGGCCGTGGGGATCGGGCTGCTGGTGTGGGCGCTGCCGAATGTCTCGCTGACCGAGCTGATGGCGATCCCGCCCAAACGTCCCGAAGGCGCCAGCCTCACCGGCTACTTCATGGCGGGCCTGACGGCGATGGTGGGTTTCTGGGCCACCTTGTCATTGAACATCCCCGACTTCAGCCGCTACGCCAAGAGCCAGAAAGACCAGATCCTCGGGCAGATTTTCGGCCTGCCGCTGACCATGTTCCTGTTCGCCGCCCTCGGCGTAATCATGACCGCCGCCTCGGTGAAACTGGTGGGCGTCAGCGTCTCCGATCCGGTCACCCTGATCGGCCATATCCAGAGCCCGGTGTGGGTAGCCGTGGCCATGGCGCTGATCATCATCGCCACCTTGTCCACCAACACCGCAGCGAACATCGTCTCGCCCACCAACGACTTCCAGAACATCGCGCCCAAGCTGATCAACCGCACCACGGCGGTGGTCCTCACCGGCCTGGTGGGCCTGGCATTGATGGCCCACGAACTGCTGAAAAAGCTTGGGCTGATCATCTCCGACGTGAGCCTGGAAACCGTCTACTCCAACTGGCTGCTGGGTTACTCAAGCCTGCTGGGGCCGATTGCCGGGATCATGGTGGTGGACTATTTCATCATCAAGAAACAGCAACTGGACCTTGCCGGCTTGTACCGCGATGACGTGTACCCGGCGTGGAACTGGCATGGCTTCCTGGCCTTTGGCGTGCCGGTGGTGCTGACGCTGTTGTCGCTGGGCAGCGACGCGTTCAGCTGGTTCTACAGCTACGGCTGGTTCACCGGCTCGGCGCTCGGCGGGTTGCTGTATTACGCCCTGTGCATGAAGCGCGGGGCCCGTGTGGTCGCCGTGAAAACACCGCTTTAA
- a CDS encoding Zn-dependent hydrolase codes for MNAAVDVLQSTHQHINRDRLWLSLMELAKLGATPKGGVCRLALTDLDRQARDLFVKWCEEAGCTVTVDGVGNIFARRPGCNPKLPPVMTGSHIDTQPTGGKFDGCFGVLAGVEVLRTLNDLKVETEAPLEVVVWTNEEGSRFPPCMMGSGVFAEKFTLADTLAKTDADGVTVGDALNAIGYAGSRPVSGHKVGAYFEAHIEQGPILEDEKKTIGVVLGALGQKWFDLKLRGVEAHAGPTPMHLRKDALVGAAAVVAAVNAAALGHQPHACGTVGCLQAYPGSRNVIPGEVRMTLDFRHLEPARLDSMIAQVRKVIDETCAKHGLTFEMTPTADFPPLYFDKGCVDAVRDAANGLGLSNMDIVSGAGHDAIFVAELGPAGMIFVPCEGGISHNEIENAAPDDLAAGCAVLLRAMVAASVAIASGKLAA; via the coding sequence ATGAACGCTGCCGTAGACGTTCTGCAATCCACCCATCAGCACATCAACCGCGATCGTCTGTGGCTGTCCCTGATGGAACTCGCCAAGCTCGGCGCCACGCCCAAGGGCGGCGTCTGCCGCCTGGCCCTGACCGACCTCGATCGCCAGGCCCGCGACCTGTTTGTGAAGTGGTGCGAGGAGGCGGGCTGTACCGTGACCGTCGATGGCGTCGGCAATATCTTCGCCCGTCGGCCGGGATGCAATCCCAAGTTGCCGCCGGTGATGACCGGCAGCCATATCGACACCCAACCCACCGGCGGCAAGTTTGATGGTTGTTTTGGGGTGTTGGCGGGGGTGGAAGTGCTGCGAACCCTCAATGACCTGAAAGTGGAAACCGAAGCACCGCTGGAAGTGGTGGTGTGGACCAACGAAGAAGGCTCGCGCTTTCCGCCATGCATGATGGGGTCCGGGGTGTTTGCCGAGAAATTCACCCTGGCCGATACGCTGGCCAAGACGGATGCCGACGGCGTGACCGTGGGCGATGCGCTGAATGCTATTGGTTATGCCGGATCACGTCCCGTGAGCGGGCACAAGGTAGGTGCATATTTCGAAGCGCATATCGAGCAAGGCCCGATTCTTGAGGATGAAAAGAAAACCATCGGTGTGGTGCTGGGCGCCCTTGGCCAGAAATGGTTCGACCTGAAATTGCGCGGAGTTGAGGCGCACGCCGGCCCAACGCCCATGCACCTGCGCAAAGACGCATTGGTAGGTGCCGCTGCTGTGGTCGCCGCTGTCAATGCGGCTGCGTTGGGTCATCAGCCTCACGCCTGCGGCACCGTCGGTTGCCTGCAAGCGTATCCCGGTTCACGCAACGTCATTCCTGGCGAAGTGCGCATGACCCTGGATTTCCGTCATCTGGAACCGGCACGACTGGATTCAATGATTGCCCAAGTGCGCAAGGTGATCGACGAGACCTGCGCCAAGCACGGCCTCACGTTTGAGATGACACCCACCGCTGACTTCCCGCCGCTGTACTTCGACAAAGGCTGCGTGGATGCCGTGCGTGATGCCGCCAATGGACTGGGCCTGTCGAACATGGACATTGTGAGCGGGGCAGGGCATGACGCGATTTTCGTCGCGGAGCTGGGGCCGGCGGGGATGATCTTTGTACCGTGTGAAGGCGGCATCAGTCATAACGAAATCGAGAATGCCGCGCCGGATGATCTGGCGGCGGGGTGTGCGGTGTTGCTGAGGGCGATGGTGGCGGCGTCGGTGGCGATTGCCAGCGGCAAACTGGCTGCCTGA
- a CDS encoding efflux transporter outer membrane subunit, with the protein MRPRLKPLAALVLLALHGCSLAPTYKAPTLDLPAKYREQTSDGPWHSAQPSDQLAPKWWQLYQDQRLNDLQEQLLKANPDLAAALAHFDASQAYASQLHAGLFPQITASAQPLRQRQSDSRPLRGDTQPSVYNSNTAGFALSFDLDLWGKIRNQVAAGDAQAQASGDDLAVARLSLQHQLATLYVQLNGLDAQSRILSSSLDDFGQALKLTRSRYEGQIASELDLTRAQNQLAEAEAQLDDVRGQRNLTEHAIGELVGVSASEFQLPPSQQLIALPGIPQQLPSHLLQRRPDIAAAERRVFAANANIGVAKAAWYPDFSLTGLIGGQTQGVGNLFSAANRYWALGPLVNLPIFDGGRLSANERQAKAEFEEASAHYRSQVLRAVREVEDNLGQLRDLQQEAMDEQAAANAAEHTQALAMNSYQAGAVSYLDVVTAQTAALQAQRTLQAVQTRQLQASVGLVTALGGGWKPDA; encoded by the coding sequence ATGCGCCCAAGGCTTAAACCCCTCGCGGCCTTGGTGTTGCTGGCGCTGCACGGTTGCTCGCTGGCGCCCACCTACAAGGCGCCAACCCTTGACCTGCCGGCCAAGTACCGCGAACAGACCAGCGATGGCCCGTGGCACAGCGCGCAACCGTCCGACCAACTGGCGCCGAAGTGGTGGCAGCTTTACCAGGACCAGCGCTTGAACGATCTGCAGGAACAACTGCTCAAGGCCAACCCGGACCTGGCGGCGGCGCTGGCGCATTTCGATGCGTCCCAGGCGTATGCCAGCCAGTTGCATGCCGGTTTGTTCCCGCAAATCACCGCCAGCGCACAGCCGTTGCGTCAGCGCCAATCGGATTCTCGGCCGCTGCGGGGCGATACCCAGCCTTCGGTGTACAACAGCAACACGGCGGGGTTTGCGCTGAGTTTTGATCTGGACCTGTGGGGCAAAATCCGCAACCAAGTGGCGGCTGGCGATGCACAGGCCCAAGCCTCCGGGGATGATTTGGCGGTGGCACGCCTGAGCCTGCAGCATCAGTTGGCGACGCTGTACGTGCAGCTCAACGGCCTGGATGCCCAGAGCCGGATTCTCAGCAGCTCGCTGGATGATTTTGGCCAGGCACTGAAACTGACGCGCAGCCGGTACGAAGGCCAGATCGCCTCGGAACTGGACCTGACCCGGGCGCAGAATCAGCTGGCTGAAGCCGAGGCGCAGCTTGACGATGTACGCGGTCAACGCAATCTCACCGAGCATGCGATTGGGGAGTTGGTGGGTGTGTCGGCCAGTGAATTCCAGCTGCCGCCGAGCCAGCAATTGATCGCCTTGCCGGGAATTCCCCAACAGCTGCCGAGCCATTTGCTGCAACGTCGACCAGATATTGCAGCAGCGGAGCGGCGGGTGTTTGCAGCCAACGCGAATATCGGCGTGGCCAAGGCGGCGTGGTACCCGGATTTCAGTTTGACCGGCTTGATTGGCGGGCAGACCCAAGGTGTGGGCAACTTGTTCTCCGCCGCCAATCGGTACTGGGCGCTGGGGCCGCTGGTGAATCTGCCGATCTTTGATGGCGGCCGGCTGAGCGCCAATGAGCGCCAGGCCAAGGCGGAGTTTGAAGAGGCTTCGGCGCACTATCGCAGCCAGGTGTTAAGAGCCGTGCGTGAGGTGGAAGACAACCTTGGGCAACTGCGTGATTTGCAGCAGGAAGCAATGGATGAACAAGCCGCCGCAAATGCTGCGGAGCACACCCAGGCGCTGGCGATGAACAGTTATCAGGCGGGGGCTGTGAGTTACCTGGATGTGGTGACGGCACAGACCGCAGCGTTGCAGGCACAGCGCACATTGCAAGCGGTGCAGACGCGGCAGTTGCAGGCAAGTGTGGGGTTGGTGACGGCGCTGGGCGGAGGCTGGAAGCCCGACGCCTGA
- a CDS encoding efflux RND transporter periplasmic adaptor subunit, which produces MSSDHKPSRKRLMLMGVGGLTLAALLVANGLHARTMHEKSVTAWTETAAVPQVLVFQPKQNAAGDTLRLPAHLEAWSKAPIHARVSGYLKDWKVDIGSQVKAGQILAEIDSPDLDQQVAQTHARMVQEQANARLAETTATRWKNLLDSHSVSRQEADEKTSNALAAKANAQAAEADYARLSALEDYKTIRAPFAGVITARNTDIGQLIKADSDSDPELFDIADTHQLRLYVPVPQNYAAVIHPGLAAQLTVPEHPGEHFSAKLMGDSTAIDRRSGTLLAQFVADNPDGKLLPGDYAEATLAIPADTHGVSIPASALIFRAQGTQVAVLDAKNHVHLQDIHIGLDLGERLVIDQGLKPADRVVDNPPDALREGDAVQLADAGGAHAPKA; this is translated from the coding sequence ATGTCGTCTGATCACAAACCCTCGCGCAAGCGTCTGATGCTCATGGGTGTCGGCGGCCTGACACTGGCTGCCCTGTTGGTCGCCAACGGCCTGCACGCCCGTACGATGCATGAAAAATCCGTCACCGCCTGGACCGAAACCGCCGCCGTGCCGCAGGTGCTGGTGTTCCAGCCAAAGCAGAACGCGGCCGGCGACACCCTGCGCCTGCCTGCGCACCTGGAAGCCTGGAGCAAGGCACCGATTCATGCGCGGGTCAGCGGTTACTTGAAAGACTGGAAAGTCGACATCGGCAGCCAGGTCAAGGCCGGGCAAATCCTCGCCGAGATCGACAGCCCCGACCTCGACCAGCAAGTAGCACAAACCCACGCGCGCATGGTGCAGGAACAGGCCAACGCACGCCTGGCGGAGACCACCGCCACCCGCTGGAAAAACCTGCTGGACAGCCATTCGGTATCGCGCCAGGAGGCCGATGAAAAAACCTCCAACGCCCTGGCAGCCAAGGCTAACGCCCAGGCCGCCGAGGCCGACTATGCGCGGCTCTCGGCGCTGGAAGACTACAAGACCATTCGCGCGCCATTCGCCGGTGTGATCACCGCGCGCAACACCGACATCGGACAGTTGATCAAGGCCGACAGCGACAGCGATCCCGAGCTGTTCGACATCGCCGACACCCACCAACTGCGCCTCTACGTGCCGGTGCCGCAGAACTATGCGGCGGTGATTCATCCCGGGTTGGCCGCCCAACTGACGGTACCCGAGCACCCCGGCGAACACTTCAGCGCGAAGCTGATGGGCGACTCCACCGCCATCGACCGCCGCTCCGGCACCCTGCTCGCGCAGTTCGTGGCCGACAATCCGGACGGCAAGTTGCTGCCCGGCGACTACGCAGAAGCCACCCTGGCGATTCCGGCAGATACCCATGGCGTGAGCATCCCGGCCAGCGCCCTGATCTTCCGCGCCCAAGGTACCCAGGTCGCGGTACTGGACGCCAAGAACCACGTGCACCTGCAAGACATCCACATCGGCCTCGACCTCGGCGAGCGCCTGGTGATTGACCAGGGCCTGAAACCCGCCGACCGCGTAGTCGACAACCCACCCGACGCCCTGCGCGAAGGCGACGCCGTGCAGCTGGCCGACGCCGGAGGTGCCCATGCGCCCAAGGCTTAA
- a CDS encoding efflux RND transporter permease subunit encodes MLGLVKTALLKPYTFIVLAIFICIIGPMAALRTPTDVFPDIGIPVVAVVWQYNGLSPDAMAGRVIYTYERSLSTTVNDIEHIESQSLPGMGIVKIFFQPGVDIRTANAQVTAVSQTVLKQMPPGITPPLILNYSASTVPILQMAFSSPSLSEAKIRDLVQNNIRLPLSALPGLAMPTPMGGKQRQITLDLDPQALAAKGLSAQDVGNALALQNQIIPVGTAKLGPNEYTILLNNSPKAIDELNDLPIKTVDGAIITIGQVAHVRDGSPPQTNIVRVDGHRAVLMPALKNGSISTLSIIDGIRQMLPRINETLPPSLKTSLLGDASVFVKQSVGSVAQEGIIAALLTSAMILLFLGSWRSTLIIAASIPLAVLSAIALLAATGQTLNVMTLGGLALAVGILVDDATVTIENINWHLEQGKAVKDAILDGAKQIVGPAFVSLLCICIVFVPMFMLQGIAGYLFRPMALAVIFAMASSFILSRTLVPTLAMFLLKPHVPEQGQGHHPEDEFINHHEGDQHQPQRNAVLQSVLNFQQGFERHFSNVRDVYHSLLTLALGARKRFIVGFLACILASFLLLPSLGQDFFPATDAGAMALHVRLPLGTRIEESAAAFDRIEARIREIVPADELDTIVDNIGIPLSGIDMAYSSSGTIGPQDGDIQVTLKKYHAPTADYVKKLREALPESFPGSQFAFLPADISSQILNFGSPAPLDVKISGRSDEENRAYAVELERRLKHVPGIADLRIQQSTGYPSLQVNVDRMRANGLGITERDVTNSMVASLAGSSQTAPTFWLNPANGVSYSIVAATPQYRLDSLPSLEALPVTGADGQSQILGGVATISRVQSPAVVTHYNIEPTLDLYANVQGRDLGGVASDVQKVLNDMAPMRPKGATISLHGQIDALHEAFNGLSFGLLGAVVLIYLLIVVNFQSWTDPFVIITALPAALAGIVWMLFLSGTSLSVPALTGAILCMGVATANSILVVSFCRERLAEHGDALKAALEAGYTRFRPVCMTALAMIIGMLPLALSEEQNAPLGRAVIGGLILATTATLLFVPVVFSLVHGRHPTRAAAGETPHVV; translated from the coding sequence ATGCTCGGGCTGGTAAAGACCGCACTGCTCAAGCCCTACACGTTTATCGTGCTGGCAATATTCATCTGCATCATTGGGCCCATGGCGGCCTTGCGTACCCCCACTGACGTATTTCCCGATATTGGCATCCCCGTCGTCGCGGTGGTGTGGCAGTACAACGGCCTGTCTCCGGACGCCATGGCCGGTCGGGTGATCTACACCTACGAACGCTCTCTGAGTACCACCGTCAACGACATCGAACACATTGAATCGCAGTCGTTACCCGGCATGGGCATCGTGAAGATTTTCTTCCAGCCCGGCGTGGATATCCGCACCGCCAACGCCCAGGTAACAGCGGTGTCACAAACCGTGCTCAAGCAGATGCCACCGGGCATCACCCCACCACTGATCCTCAACTACAGCGCCTCCACGGTGCCGATCCTGCAGATGGCGTTCTCCAGCCCCAGCCTGTCGGAAGCGAAAATCCGCGACCTGGTGCAGAACAATATCCGCCTGCCCCTGAGTGCCCTGCCCGGCCTGGCCATGCCCACGCCGATGGGCGGCAAGCAACGCCAGATCACCCTCGACCTCGACCCGCAGGCGCTGGCCGCCAAAGGCCTCTCGGCACAGGACGTGGGCAACGCCCTGGCCCTGCAAAACCAGATTATCCCGGTGGGTACCGCCAAACTCGGCCCCAACGAATACACGATCTTGCTCAACAACAGCCCCAAGGCGATTGATGAGCTCAACGACCTGCCGATCAAGACGGTCGACGGCGCGATCATTACCATCGGCCAGGTGGCCCACGTGCGTGACGGCTCGCCGCCGCAGACCAACATCGTGCGCGTCGACGGCCACCGTGCGGTGCTGATGCCGGCCCTGAAAAACGGCAGCATCTCCACCCTGTCGATCATCGACGGCATCCGCCAGATGCTGCCGCGCATCAATGAAACCCTGCCGCCGTCGCTGAAGACCTCGCTGCTCGGCGACGCCTCGGTGTTCGTCAAACAGTCGGTGGGCAGCGTGGCCCAGGAAGGCATCATCGCCGCCTTGCTGACCAGTGCGATGATCCTGCTGTTCCTCGGCAGCTGGCGCTCGACCCTCATCATCGCCGCCTCGATTCCCCTGGCGGTGCTCTCGGCCATCGCACTGTTGGCGGCCACCGGGCAAACCCTCAACGTCATGACCCTCGGCGGGCTGGCGTTGGCGGTGGGGATCCTGGTGGACGACGCCACGGTGACCATCGAGAACATCAACTGGCACCTGGAGCAAGGCAAGGCGGTGAAGGACGCGATCCTCGACGGCGCCAAGCAAATCGTCGGCCCGGCATTCGTGTCCCTGCTGTGTATCTGCATCGTGTTTGTGCCGATGTTCATGCTCCAAGGCATCGCCGGCTATCTGTTCCGCCCGATGGCGTTGGCGGTGATTTTCGCCATGGCCAGCTCGTTCATTCTGTCGCGAACGCTGGTGCCGACCCTGGCGATGTTCCTGCTCAAGCCACACGTACCGGAGCAAGGCCAGGGCCATCACCCGGAAGACGAATTCATCAACCATCACGAGGGCGACCAGCACCAACCCCAGCGCAACGCCGTACTGCAATCAGTGCTGAATTTCCAGCAGGGTTTCGAGCGTCACTTCTCCAACGTGCGCGACGTTTACCACAGCCTGCTGACCCTTGCCCTGGGTGCACGCAAGCGATTCATCGTGGGTTTTCTGGCGTGCATCCTCGCCTCGTTCCTGCTGCTGCCAAGCCTGGGCCAGGACTTCTTCCCGGCCACCGACGCCGGGGCCATGGCCCTGCACGTGCGCTTGCCGTTGGGCACGCGGATCGAAGAAAGCGCCGCCGCGTTTGACCGGATCGAAGCGCGGATTCGCGAGATCGTTCCGGCCGATGAACTCGACACCATCGTCGACAACATCGGCATCCCGCTGAGCGGCATCGACATGGCCTACAGCAGCAGCGGCACCATCGGCCCACAGGACGGTGATATCCAGGTCACCCTGAAAAAATACCACGCGCCGACCGCCGACTACGTGAAAAAACTGCGTGAAGCCCTGCCCGAAAGTTTCCCCGGCAGCCAGTTCGCCTTCCTGCCGGCGGACATCAGCAGCCAGATCCTCAACTTCGGTTCACCGGCCCCGCTGGACGTGAAAATCTCCGGGCGCAGCGATGAAGAAAACCGCGCCTACGCCGTGGAACTGGAACGTCGCCTGAAACACGTACCGGGCATTGCCGACCTGCGTATCCAGCAGTCCACCGGCTACCCGTCTCTGCAAGTCAACGTGGACCGGATGCGCGCCAACGGCCTGGGCATCACCGAGCGTGACGTGACCAACAGCATGGTTGCGTCCCTGGCCGGCAGCTCGCAAACCGCGCCGACGTTCTGGCTGAACCCGGCCAACGGCGTGTCGTATTCAATCGTGGCTGCAACCCCGCAGTACCGCCTCGACAGCCTGCCGTCCCTGGAAGCGCTGCCGGTGACCGGTGCCGATGGCCAGTCGCAAATCCTCGGCGGCGTAGCGACCATCTCTCGCGTGCAAAGCCCGGCGGTGGTCACCCACTACAACATCGAACCGACCCTGGACCTGTACGCCAACGTGCAAGGCCGCGACCTCGGCGGCGTCGCCAGCGATGTGCAAAAAGTGCTGAATGACATGGCCCCGATGCGTCCCAAAGGCGCGACCATCAGCCTGCACGGGCAGATCGATGCGCTGCATGAAGCGTTCAACGGCTTGAGCTTCGGCCTGCTCGGCGCGGTGGTGCTGATCTACCTGCTGATCGTGGTCAACTTCCAGTCCTGGACCGACCCGTTCGTGATCATCACCGCGCTGCCGGCGGCCCTCGCGGGGATCGTGTGGATGCTGTTCCTCAGCGGCACCTCGTTGTCGGTGCCCGCACTCACGGGGGCCATCCTCTGTATGGGCGTGGCCACCGCCAACTCGATCCTGGTGGTGAGCTTCTGTCGAGAGCGCCTGGCCGAACACGGCGATGCACTCAAGGCCGCATTGGAAGCCGGCTACACCCGTTTCCGCCCGGTCTGCATGACCGCTCTGGCGATGATCATCGGCATGTTGCCGCTGGCCTTGTCCGAAGAACAAAACGCGCCGCTGGGACGTGCCGTGATCGGCGGCCTGATCCTCGCCACCACTGCCACTTTGCTGTTTGTACCCGTGGTCTTCAGTTTGGTCCACGGTCGTCACCCTACTCGCGCTGCTGCTGGAGAAACCCCACATGTCGTCTGA
- a CDS encoding PA0061/PA0062 family lipoprotein, producing MSLKPLLLIPALSAVLLLSACAGPMPKADPSEAWIGLQEEAPNDLMAERVDGKNINDGRYFEVKPGAHRLDVTLFEEEAGDDNQQDCRGHVTYGNFKAGEHYTLVESSLGTTVRAELKDSHGKELAQTDDFSCMPG from the coding sequence ATGTCTCTTAAACCCTTGTTGTTGATCCCGGCCTTGAGTGCGGTCCTGCTGTTGTCGGCATGTGCCGGCCCGATGCCTAAGGCGGACCCGAGCGAAGCCTGGATCGGCCTGCAAGAGGAGGCGCCCAACGACCTGATGGCCGAGCGGGTAGACGGTAAAAACATTAATGATGGCCGCTACTTCGAAGTGAAACCCGGCGCGCATCGCCTGGATGTCACCTTGTTTGAAGAAGAGGCGGGGGATGATAACCAGCAGGATTGTCGCGGGCATGTGACCTACGGCAACTTCAAGGCCGGCGAGCATTACACCCTGGTGGAATCCAGCCTGGGTACGACGGTGCGTGCCGAGTTGAAGGATAGCCACGGCAAGGAATTGGCGCAGACCGATGACTTCAGTTGCATGCCTGGCTAA